A single Oryctolagus cuniculus chromosome 16, mOryCun1.1, whole genome shotgun sequence DNA region contains:
- the LOC100354825 gene encoding MAP/microtubule affinity-regulating kinase 3-like isoform X1 — protein MDRNISQSRAESVVRDTHLEGREDLDAIDSSQVELQLLSALGRGSFGMVVLARQASSQRQVAVKFFHLHAGDPFGTRRVTQEASIMQLLRHLNIVQLLEVGRVGHYHCLVMELVDGGNLYQHVMRRGGLPEPEVMVMFDQILAAVAHCHAQRVAHRDLKLGNLLLDSQLNVKLADFGLSCHLPEGELVQGFRGTPEYSAPEVFRQEPYDPFAADLWSLGVILFAMLAGAMPFSRNDLAELRDCIQRGSYELPCAASPALEELLSSLLSPDPCDRPTAESARQQWWFDPLREEAEGEEVIVVQPLGVPEDPDAQEYLAGLGLLPDAGASVPSGPAGSSRMSLQPDSQSLEQGHREPEPELESKSEAESDSDLVLEPEPMPKPEPKPDSAVAAPVLAVSLPGQLQERIPGASPAPEPVPVAAPSTPSPRSSPHLVVPEVPAAEPEEPGTSASASVPSNGRQGLGRRIGRSILRFLLRACCLPAPARGPGPRSRKVTPR, from the exons ATGGACAGGAATATtagccagagcagagcagagagcgTAGTTAGGGACACCCACCTGGAAGGCCGTGAGGACCTGGATGCCATCGACAGCTCACAGGTTGAGCTCCAGTTGCTGTcggccctgggcaggggcagcttcGGCATGGTGGTGCTGGCCCGCCAGGCTTCCAGCCAGCGGCAGGTGGCTGTGAAGTTTTTTCATTTACATGCTGGCGACCCCTTCGGCACCAGGCGAGTGACGCAAGAGGCCAGCATCATGCAGCTCCTGAGGCACCTGAATATCGTGCAGCTGCTGGAGGTGGGTCGCGTcggccattaccactgcctggTGATGGAGCTGGTGGACGGGGGCAACCTCTACCAGCACGTGATGAGGCGGGGCGGCCTGCCAGAGCCCGAGGTCATGGTCATGTTTGACCAAATCCTGGCGGCTGTGGCCCACTGCCACGCACAGCGGGTGGCGCACAGGGACCTCAAGCTGGGGAACCTGCTGCTGGACTCTCAGCTCAACGTGAAGCTGGCGGACTTTGGGCTCAGCTGCCATCTGCCCGAGGGCGAGCTGGTGCAGGGCTTCCGCGGGACCCCGGAGTACAGCGCCCCCGAGGTGTTCCGGCAGGAGCCGTATGATCCATTCGCAGCAGACCTTTGGAGCCTGGGGGTCATCCTCTTTGCCATGCTGGCAGGGGCCATGCCCTTCAGCAGGAACGACTTGGCGGAGCTGCGGGACTGCATCCAGAGGGGGAGCTACGAGCTCCCGTGTGCGGCCAGCCCGGCCCTGGAGGAGCTCCTGAGCTCACTCCTCAGCCCAGACCCCTGCGACAGGCCTACAGCGGAATCTGCCCGCCAGCAATGGTGGTTTGACCCCTTACGAGAGGAAGCTGAGGGCGAGGAGGTGATCGTGGTTCAGCCCCTGGGGGTTCCCGAGGACCCAGACGCCCAGGAGTACCTGGCGGGCCTGGGTCTGCTTCCGGACGCTGGAGCCTCGGTGCCATCTGGTCCTGCAGGATCCAGCCGGATGTCCCTGCAGCCGGACTcccagagcctggagcag gGACACAGGGAGCCCGAGCCTGAGCTGGAGTCCAAGTCCGAGGCGGAGTCGGATTCAGACTTGGTGCTGGAGCCGGAGCCCATGCCCAAGCCGGAACCTAAGCCAGATTCTGCCGTTGCTGCCCCTGTGCTGGCCGTTTCCCTCCCTGGACAGCTGCAGGAGAGGATccctggtgccagcccagcccccgagCCCGTCCCTGTGgccgccccctccacccccagccccaggagcagtCCGCACCTGGTGGTGCCAGAGGTCCCAGCAGCTGAGCCTGAGGAGCCTGGGACCTCAGCATCGGCCTCTGTCCCGAGCAACggccggcaggggctgggcaggaggattGGCAGGAGCATCCTCAGATTCCTCCTgcgtgcctgctgcctgccagccccagccagaggCCCTGGCCCCCGCAGCCGAAAGGTGACCCCCAGGTAG
- the LOC100354825 gene encoding MAP/microtubule affinity-regulating kinase 3-like isoform X2 yields MDRNISQSRAESVVRDTHLEGREDLDAIDSSQVELQLLSALGRGSFGMVVLARQASSQRQVAVKFFHLHAGDPFGTRRVTQEASIMQLLRHLNIVQLLEVGRVGHYHCLVMELVDGGNLYQHVMRRGGLPEPEVMVMFDQILAAVAHCHAQRVAHRDLKLGNLLLDSQLNVKLADFGLSCHLPEGELVQGFRGTPEYSAPEVFRQEPYDPFAADLWSLGVILFAMLAGAMPFSRNDLAELRDCIQRGSYELPCAASPALEELLSSLLSPDPCDRPTAESARQQWWFDPLREEAEGEEDPAGCPCSRTPRAWSRDTGSPSLSWSPSPRRSRIQTWCWSRSPCPSRNLSQILPLLPLCWPFPSLDSCRRGSLVPAQPPSPSLWPPPPPPAPGAVRTWWCQRSQQLSLRSLGPQHRPLSRATAGRGWAGGLAGASSDSSCVPAACQPQPEALAPAAER; encoded by the exons ATGGACAGGAATATtagccagagcagagcagagagcgTAGTTAGGGACACCCACCTGGAAGGCCGTGAGGACCTGGATGCCATCGACAGCTCACAGGTTGAGCTCCAGTTGCTGTcggccctgggcaggggcagcttcGGCATGGTGGTGCTGGCCCGCCAGGCTTCCAGCCAGCGGCAGGTGGCTGTGAAGTTTTTTCATTTACATGCTGGCGACCCCTTCGGCACCAGGCGAGTGACGCAAGAGGCCAGCATCATGCAGCTCCTGAGGCACCTGAATATCGTGCAGCTGCTGGAGGTGGGTCGCGTcggccattaccactgcctggTGATGGAGCTGGTGGACGGGGGCAACCTCTACCAGCACGTGATGAGGCGGGGCGGCCTGCCAGAGCCCGAGGTCATGGTCATGTTTGACCAAATCCTGGCGGCTGTGGCCCACTGCCACGCACAGCGGGTGGCGCACAGGGACCTCAAGCTGGGGAACCTGCTGCTGGACTCTCAGCTCAACGTGAAGCTGGCGGACTTTGGGCTCAGCTGCCATCTGCCCGAGGGCGAGCTGGTGCAGGGCTTCCGCGGGACCCCGGAGTACAGCGCCCCCGAGGTGTTCCGGCAGGAGCCGTATGATCCATTCGCAGCAGACCTTTGGAGCCTGGGGGTCATCCTCTTTGCCATGCTGGCAGGGGCCATGCCCTTCAGCAGGAACGACTTGGCGGAGCTGCGGGACTGCATCCAGAGGGGGAGCTACGAGCTCCCGTGTGCGGCCAGCCCGGCCCTGGAGGAGCTCCTGAGCTCACTCCTCAGCCCAGACCCCTGCGACAGGCCTACAGCGGAATCTGCCCGCCAGCAATGGTGGTTTGACCCCTTACGAGAGGAAGCTGAGGGCGAGGAG GATCCAGCCGGATGTCCCTGCAGCCGGACTcccagagcctggagcag gGACACAGGGAGCCCGAGCCTGAGCTGGAGTCCAAGTCCGAGGCGGAGTCGGATTCAGACTTGGTGCTGGAGCCGGAGCCCATGCCCAAGCCGGAACCTAAGCCAGATTCTGCCGTTGCTGCCCCTGTGCTGGCCGTTTCCCTCCCTGGACAGCTGCAGGAGAGGATccctggtgccagcccagcccccgagCCCGTCCCTGTGgccgccccctccacccccagccccaggagcagtCCGCACCTGGTGGTGCCAGAGGTCCCAGCAGCTGAGCCTGAGGAGCCTGGGACCTCAGCATCGGCCTCTGTCCCGAGCAACggccggcaggggctgggcaggaggattGGCAGGAGCATCCTCAGATTCCTCCTgcgtgcctgctgcctgccagccccagccagaggCCCTGGCCCCCGCAGCCGAAAGGTGA
- the LOC103345062 gene encoding serine/threonine-protein kinase MARK2-like has protein sequence MDRNISQSRAESVVRDTSLEGREDLDAIDSSQVELQLLSALGRGSFGMVVLARQASSQRQVAVKLFHLHAGDPFGTRRVTQEASILQLLRHPNIVQLLEVGRVGHYHCLVMELMDGGDLYQHVMRRGGLPEPEVMVMFAQVLAAVAHCHAQRVAHRDLKLGNLLLDSQLNVKLADFGLSCHLPEGELVQGFRGTPEYSAPEVFRQEPYDPFAADLWSLGVILFAMLAGAMPFSGNDLVELRDCIQRGSYELPCAASPALEELLSSLLSPDPCDRPTAESARQQWWFDPLQEETEGEEVTVVQPLGVPEDPDAQEYLAGLGLLPDAGASVPSGPAGSSRMSLQPDSRSLEQGHREPEPELESKSEAESDSDLVLEPEPMPKPEPKPDSAVAAPVLAVSLPGQLQERSSGASPAPEPVPVPAPSTPSPRSSPHLVVPEVPAAEPEEAGPSASASVPSKGRQGLGRRIGRSILRFLLRACCLPAPARGPGPRSRKVAPR, from the exons ATGGACAGGAATATtagccagagcagagcagagagcgTAGTTAGGGACACCAGCCTGGAAGGCCGTGAGGACCTGGATGCCATCGACAGCTCACAGGTTGAGCTCCAGTTGCTGTcggccctgggcaggggcagcttcGGCATGGTGGTGCTGGCCCGCCAGGCGTCCAGCCAGCGGCAGGTGGCTGTGAAGCTCTTCCATTTACACGCCGGCGACCCATTCGGCACCAGGCGAGTGACGCAAGAGGCCAGCATCTTGCAGCTCCTGAGGCACCCGAATATCGTGCAGCTGCTGGAGGTGGGTCGCGTcggccattaccactgcctggTGATGGAGCTGATGGACGGGGGCGACCTCTACCAGCACGTAATGAGGCGGGGCGGCCTGCCAGAGCCCGAGGTCATGGTCATGTTTGCCCAAGTCCTGGCGGCTGTGGCCCACTGCCACGCACAGCGGGTGGCGCACAGGGACCTCAAGCTGGGGAACCTGCTGCTGGACTCTCAGCTCAACGTGAAGCTGGCGGACTTTGGGCTCAGCTGCCATCTGCCCGAGGGCGAGCTGGTGCAGGGCTTCCGCGGGACCCCAGAGTACAGCGCCCCCGAGGTGTTCCGGCAGGAGCCGTATGATCCATTCGCAGCAGACCTTTGGAGCCTGGGGGTCATCCTCTTTGCCATGCTGGCGGGGGCCATGCCCTTCAGCGGGAACGACTTGGTGGAGCTGCGGGACTGCATCCAGAGGGGGAGCTACGAGCTCCCGTGtgcggccagcccagccctggaggagcTCCTGAGCTCACTCCTCAGCCCAGACCCCTGCGACAGGCCTACAGCGGAATCTGCCCGCCAGCAATGGTGGTTTGACCCCTTACAAGAGGAAACTGAGGGCGAGGAGGTGACCGTGGTGCAGCCCCTGGGGGTTCCCGAGGACCCAGACGCCCAGGAGTACCTGGCGGGCCTGGGTCTGCTTCCGGACGCTGGAGCCTCGGTGCCATCTGGTCCTGCAGGATCCAGCCGGATGTCCCTGCAGCCGGACTCCCGGAGCCTGGAGCAG GGACACAGGGAGCCCGAGCCTGAGCTGGAGTCCAAGTCCGAGGCGGAGTCGGATTCAGACTTGGTGCTGGAGCCGGAGCCCATGCCCAAGCCGGAACCTAAGCCAGATTCTGCCGTTGCTGCCCCCGTGCTGGCCGTTTCCCTCCCTGGACAGCTGCAGGAGAGGAGCtctggtgccagcccagcccccgagcctgtccctgtgcctgccccctccacccccagccccaggagcagtCCGCACCTGGTGGTGCCAGAGGTCCCAGCAGCTGAGCCTGAGGAGGCTGGGCCCTCAGCATCGGCCTCTGTCCCGAGCAAGggccggcaggggctgggcaggaggattGGCAGGAGCATCCTCAGATTCCTCCTgcgtgcctgctgcctgccggcCCCAGCCAGAGGCCCTGGCCCCCGCAGCCGAAAGGTGGCCCCCAGGTAG